The following proteins come from a genomic window of Ailuropoda melanoleuca isolate Jingjing chromosome 2, ASM200744v2, whole genome shotgun sequence:
- the FAM183A gene encoding protein FAM183A isoform X2 produces the protein MAGHRKEKVIPDEVHQNQILRELYLKELRTQKLYTQYHVNPLRKVHTITRKPMSWHDNLEEPADARFLNLIHHAAHGPRKKYTETQTESQEIGWDSEPLVSPERDDRRLNHFRVYNDITLFKAKMWSLGEDDRHK, from the exons ATGGCCGGACACCGAAAGGAGAAGGTGATCCCAGATGAGGTCCATCAGAACCAGATCCTGCGGGAATTATACCTCAAAGAGCTTCGAACCCAGAAACTCTACACACAGTATCACGTGAATCCCCTCCGCAAGG TTCACACAATCACCAGAAAGCCCATGTCTTGGCACGATAACCTGGAGGAACCTGCAGATG CCAGGTTTCTAAATCTTATCCACCATGCTGCTCATGGGCCAAGGAAGaaatacacagagacacagactGAAAGCCAAGAAATCGGATGGGACTCAGAGCCCTTG GTCAGCCCGGAACGTGACGACCGCAGGCTGAACCACTTCAGGGTCTACAACGATATCACCCTGTTCAAGGCTAAAATGTGGAGCTTGGGAGAGGATGATCGCCACAAGTAG
- the EBNA1BP2 gene encoding probable rRNA-processing protein EBP2 encodes MDTPPLSGSDSDSDDSLVTDRELQDAFSRGLLKPGLNVVLEGPKKAVNDVSGLKQCLAEFKRDLEWVERLDVTLGPVPEVSGPQSTPQNKDQKAVDPEDDFQREMNFYRQAQAAVLAVLPRLHQLKVPTKRPTDYFAEMAKSDQQMQKIRQKLQAKQTAMEKSEKAKQLRALRKYGKKVQTEVLQKRQREKTHMMNAVKKYQKGFSDKLDFLEGDQKPVARRTKEGAKGQQMKKGPNAKRRYKNQKFGFGGKKKGSKWNTRESYDDVSSFRAKTAHGKGLKRPGKKGSNKRPGKRTREKMKSRTH; translated from the exons ATGGACACTCCCCCCCTGTCAGGTTCGGACTCGGATTCTGATGATTCTCTGGTCACAGACCGAGAG TTGCAGGATGCGTTTTCCCGAGGACTCCTGAAGCCAGGCCTCAATGTCGTGCTAGAGGGGCCGAAGAAGGCTGTGAACGACGTG AGTGGCCTGAAGCAGTGTTTGGCTGAATTCAAGCGGGATCTGGAATGGGTTGAAAGGCTTGATGTGACCCTGGGACCCGTGCCGGAAGTCAGTGGACCCCAGTCAACACCTCAGAACAAGGATCAGAAAGCTGTTGATCCAGAAGATGACTTCCAGCGCGAGATGAACTT CTACCGGCAGGCCCAGGCTGCGGTGCTGGCGGTATTACCCCGCCTTCATCAGCTCAAAGTCCCTACCAAGAGGCCCACTGACTATTTTGCAGAGATGGCCAAGTCTGATCAGCAGATGCAGAAG attcgaCAGAAGCTGCAGGCTAAGCAGACGGCCATGGAGAAGTCTGAAAAGGCGAAGCAACTGCGAGCACTTAGGAAATACGGGAAGAAG GTGCAAACAGAGGTTCTTCAGAAGAGGCAGCGAGAGAAGACACATATGATGAATGCCGTTAAGAAATATCAGAAAG GCTTTTCTGATAAACTGGATTTCCTTGAGGGGGATCAGAAACCTGTTGCACGGAGAACGAAGGAAGGAGCAAAAGGCCAGCAGATGAAGAAGGG GCCCAATGCTAAGCGGCGCTATAAAAACCAGAAGTTTGGTTTTGGTGGAAAGAAGAAGGGCTCCAAGTGGAACACGCGTGAGAGCTACGATGATGTATCCAGCTTCCGGGCGAAGACGGCTCATGGCAAGGGCCTCAAGAGGCCTGGAAAGAAAGGATCAAAT AAGAGACCTGGCAAACGCAcgagagagaaaatgaagagcagAACACACTAA